The proteins below are encoded in one region of Rhizobium sp. 9140:
- a CDS encoding ABC transporter ATP-binding protein: MSFLSISSVSKTYGRDARALIDVSLVVPAGARTAIVGPSGSGKTTLLKLIAGFERPDAGRITLEGTVLAGEGTHVPAHKRGIGIVSQDGALFPHLTVGENIGFGLPKRQEGRDRRIAALMETVELDADMLSRRPHQLSGGQQQRVALARALALEPRLMLLDEPFSALDTGLRDTMRRTVSRILSASGTTSILVTHDQGEALSFADHVAVFREGRLVQAGSPQSLYRCPADRQTALFLGDAVLLDATVIAGHAETVLGPIPVGSTDKASSDAASKSLVMLRPEQLRIRWLGLGGADLVKGVQARVLDSEFGGGLCRLTVEVGEGPARTVLDLRVSGFDVAAPGETVAIEVVGQGHVLPA, from the coding sequence ATGAGCTTTCTCTCCATCTCATCCGTCAGCAAGACCTACGGCCGCGATGCACGCGCCCTGATCGACGTCTCCCTCGTCGTCCCCGCCGGTGCGCGAACGGCGATCGTCGGTCCCTCCGGTTCCGGCAAGACCACACTTCTGAAGTTGATCGCCGGCTTCGAGCGGCCCGATGCCGGCCGTATCACGCTGGAGGGAACGGTGCTTGCGGGCGAGGGCACTCATGTACCCGCCCACAAGCGTGGCATCGGCATCGTTTCGCAGGACGGCGCACTGTTTCCGCATCTGACTGTCGGTGAGAATATCGGTTTCGGCCTGCCGAAACGGCAGGAAGGCCGCGACAGGCGTATCGCTGCATTGATGGAGACAGTGGAACTCGACGCGGACATGCTCTCGCGACGTCCGCACCAGCTCTCCGGCGGCCAGCAGCAACGCGTGGCGCTGGCCCGCGCCCTGGCGCTCGAACCTCGGCTGATGCTGCTCGACGAGCCGTTCTCCGCCCTCGATACCGGCCTGCGCGATACCATGCGTCGCACCGTCTCCCGCATCCTCTCGGCGTCAGGAACAACGTCCATTCTCGTGACGCATGATCAGGGCGAGGCACTCTCTTTCGCCGATCATGTCGCGGTGTTTCGGGAGGGACGGCTGGTTCAGGCCGGTAGCCCGCAATCGCTCTACCGCTGCCCCGCCGATCGGCAGACCGCGCTCTTTCTGGGGGATGCGGTACTGCTGGACGCGACTGTGATCGCAGGACATGCGGAAACCGTTCTCGGTCCTATTCCTGTCGGATCGACCGACAAGGCCTCTTCCGACGCTGCATCGAAATCGCTCGTCATGCTCCGCCCGGAGCAGTTGCGCATCCGCTGGCTCGGTCTCGGCGGGGCCGATTTGGTGAAGGGTGTGCAGGCACGCGTGCTCGATAGCGAGTTCGGCGGCGGTCTTTGCCGGTTGACGGTGGAGGTGGGTGAAGGCCCGGCACGCACCGTTCTCGATCTGCGCGTCTCCGGCTTCGACGTCGCTGCACCGGGTGAGACCGTCGCAATTGAGGTCGTGGGGCAGGGACACGTCCTGCCCGCCTGA